The Victivallis lenta DNA segment CTCCACCTGCGGGTGGATGTCGGGGTCGCCGTAAACCTCGCTGGTCGAGGCCTGGAGCACTTTCGCGCCGAGCCGCTTGGCCAGCCCGAGCATGTTGATCGCGCCGTGGACGCAGGTTTTGACCGTCTGGACCGGGTCGCGCTGGTAATGAATCGGCGAGGCGGGACACGCCAGATTATAGATTTCATCGACCTCAAGGTAGAGCGGAAAGGTCACATCGTGGCGGATCAGTTCGAATTTCGGGTTGTCCAGCAGATGGCGGATGTTCCGCTTGCTGCCTGTGTAGAAATTATCGACGCAGATCACGTCGTTGCCTTCTTCGAGCAGCCGTTCGCAGAGATGGGAGCCGAGAAAGCCGCCGCCGCCGGTCACCAGAATGGTTTTATTTTTCATTGTGATTCCTGATTGTTGCCGAAAAATCGGACGCCACCACAGATCGCTTTCATAACATAACCCCGCAAAGCGGATTTATCCAGCCGCAAGAGGCCGCAAAGCGGAAGAATCCGGCGGTTTTTATCGATTTTTCCGCGGAATCGCCCGTTCGACCGCGTCTGCGAATGCGGCGGGAGTCCAGCTGCGGATTTTACGCCCGGCGGCTTCCCCCATGGCGGCCAGCCGTTCCCGGGAGATGCCTTTCACATAGTCGAACCAGAGCTCGGGGTGAGCGGAGTCGACGCTCCAGCCGGTTGCGCCCGGCTCGACGAGATCGGGCGCGCAGCCGGCTTTTTCGGTGACGAGCACCGGGCGCTGCGCGGCCATCGCCCCGTTGATCAGCGCCCCCCACGGCAGGCCGGTGCGCGGCGTCAGTGCGCAGAGGTCGGCGGCCCGGAGCAGGGACGGCAGCTCCTGCGCGCCGGGAAGGGGCAGGAGGTGGATGTGCGAATCCTCCGCCGCCATCTGCCGCAGCGTTTCTTCGCACTCCCCGGAACCGGCCAGCGCGAAATGCCATTTCCCGCCGTTCCCGCTCCGGCGGAGGAAGAGGAACTGTTCGAGCAGGATGTGCACGCCTTTCCGGAAATCGAATTTTCCGGCATAGAGCAGCAGCTTTTCATCTTCCGCAATGCCGAGCCGGGCTCTCCGTGTTCCGGCGGCTTCCCGGCAGTGCGGCGAACCGGCGAAATGCGCGTTATCCACAGCGAACGGAGCGTCGTGGAGTTTGCGTTCCGCGATGCCGAGCCGGAGACAGCGTTTCCGGTCGTTGCTTCCGGCGCAGAGAACGGCATCGGCGTAACGGCATTCGAGCCGGAACAGAAAATCGTCCCGCAGGGAACTCAGGATACGGGAACCGTCGTGCGGCGGAGCGGCCGGACGCAGCAGAATGGGAATCCGGCCGTGGGAGCGGCGAAGCGCCGCAAGCCGTCCCGGTGCGGACGGCCCGACTGCAAGCAGGGCGTCCGCTTGCGCATGCTCAAGCGCTTCGGCCGGAAAGAAAGCATGGCGTTCCCGCTCGAAAACGATCGGGCGGACGGTTCCGCGGCGTTCGAGCTCCCGGAGGAGCGGAGAAAGCTTTTCCGCCTCCTGCCGGGCGCAGGCCACCGCCAGACGGAGGCTCATTCGGCGTGCGCCCCGGCATTCTTGAAGTACCATTCCGCCGCCAGCGCGAAGCCGGTCCGGGCATCGAATTCCGGCCGGTAGCCGAGCAGCGTCTCCGCTTTTGAAATATCGGCCAGCGAGTGCGGAATGTCCCCGGCGCGTTCCGGCCCGAACTCCGGCCTGATTCCGGCGACGGCCGGATCGTACTTGGCGAGTTCGCTTTTCAGCAGGTCGAAAAGGTCGGTCAGCGTGGTTGCCCGCCCCGCCGCGATATTGTAGGCGGTGTTGAGCGCTTCGGGATTTTCGACGGTCCCGGCGAGCAGATTCGCCTCGACCACGTTCGCCACATAGGTGAAGTCGCGCGAGTTGCTCCCGTCGCCGTTGATGACCGGACTCCGGTGCGCCAGCAGCGCGGCCATGAAATTCGGAATCACGGCCGCATATGCGCCGTTCGGGTTCTGCCGCGGGCCGAATACGTTGAAGTAGCGCAGCCCGACGGCATCGATTCCGTAAAGCGCATGAAAGTTCCCGGCATACAGCTCGTTCACGCATTTGGTGATCGCATAGGGCGAGAGCGGTTCGCCGGTTTTCGCCTCGACCTTCGGGAGTTCGCGGCTGCCGCCGTAAACCGAGCTGCTCGACGCATAGACGAAACGGCGGACGCCGGCCTGGACGCCGGCCCAGAGCATGTTGACGAATCCGGCGATGTTGACTTCGGTGGTCGTGACCGGGTCCGCGATCGAACGCGGCACCGACCCGAGCGCGGCCTCATGGTAGATGAGATCGATTCCCGATGCCGCTTTCCGGCAGGCGTCCAGGTCGCGGATATCCGCCTCGATCAGCTCGAAGCGCGGATCGCGGAGCGCCGACGCGAGATTCTCCCGCCGCCCGGTCGAGAAATTGTCGAGCGCGACCACCCGCGCCGCGCCGTTTGCCAGCAGCGCATCAATGAGGTTGCTGCCGATGAATCCGGCGCCGCCGGTGACCAGGACGGACCTGCCTTCGATGGTGTCGAACTTTGGTTTCACAGGCGGCCGTCCACAAGGTTGCGGGGCAGCACCCCTTTGATGTCGTAGATGATGCACCCTTCCTTGCGACGGCTGCCGAGGTCGAGAGCGCGGAATTGATCGTGGGCGACCGCGAGGACGATCGCATCGCAGCACGAAAAATCGAACGAATCCGGATCGCGGAACGAGTTGATCCCGTAATGCCGTTTGACCTCGTCCGGGTCTGCCCACGGGTCGCAGACATCGACGCGGCAGCCGAATTCCGCCAGAGTATCGGCCACGTCGACCGCGCGGGAGTTGCGGATGTCCGGGCAGTTCTCCTTGAAGGTGATGCCGAGCTGCAGCACCCTGGCGCCGAGAATCCGGCTGCCGCCGCGGATCATGAGCTTGACGACCTCGGTGGCCGCATAGCGCCCCATGCTGTCGTTGATCCGGCGCCCGGCGAGGATGACTTCGGGGTGATAGCCGAGCTCGGCCGCCTTGTGAGTCAGGTAATACGGGTCGACGCCGATGCAGTGGCCGCCGACG contains these protein-coding regions:
- a CDS encoding SDR family oxidoreductase, with the protein product MKPKFDTIEGRSVLVTGGAGFIGSNLIDALLANGAARVVALDNFSTGRRENLASALRDPRFELIEADIRDLDACRKAASGIDLIYHEAALGSVPRSIADPVTTTEVNIAGFVNMLWAGVQAGVRRFVYASSSSVYGGSRELPKVEAKTGEPLSPYAITKCVNELYAGNFHALYGIDAVGLRYFNVFGPRQNPNGAYAAVIPNFMAALLAHRSPVINGDGSNSRDFTYVANVVEANLLAGTVENPEALNTAYNIAAGRATTLTDLFDLLKSELAKYDPAVAGIRPEFGPERAGDIPHSLADISKAETLLGYRPEFDARTGFALAAEWYFKNAGAHAE
- a CDS encoding glycosyltransferase family 4 protein yields the protein MSLRLAVACARQEAEKLSPLLRELERRGTVRPIVFERERHAFFPAEALEHAQADALLAVGPSAPGRLAALRRSHGRIPILLRPAAPPHDGSRILSSLRDDFLFRLECRYADAVLCAGSNDRKRCLRLGIAERKLHDAPFAVDNAHFAGSPHCREAAGTRRARLGIAEDEKLLLYAGKFDFRKGVHILLEQFLFLRRSGNGGKWHFALAGSGECEETLRQMAAEDSHIHLLPLPGAQELPSLLRAADLCALTPRTGLPWGALINGAMAAQRPVLVTEKAGCAPDLVEPGATGWSVDSAHPELWFDYVKGISRERLAAMGEAAGRKIRSWTPAAFADAVERAIPRKNR